In the Aulosira sp. FACHB-615 genome, one interval contains:
- a CDS encoding non-ribosomal peptide synthetase: MGRNLWQLPKQFTSLVELLHWRAILKPEQKAYSFLLDGEVEASYLTYQELDRQAQSIAARLQSYGVKKGERGLLLYPPGLEFIAAFFGCLYAGVIAVPAYPPRANQSLSRLQAMVADAQATIALTTKTILANIEAQFAQYQNLQTLYLLATDNIPPDLANSWQQPSINSNNLAFLQYTSGSTGTPKGVMVSHGNLLHNELLIKQAMQHTENTLFVGWLPLFHDMGLVGNLLQPLYLGIPCILMPPVAFLQKPWRWLQAISKYQATTSGGPNFAYDLCVRKITPEQRATLDLSSWEVAFNGAEPIRQQTLEQFSATFAECGFRRESFYPCYGMAETTLIVTGGSKLVSPVLLPVQSEALLQNQIVPANEKAGEQGRQCGLGGFPQEQLPLSRGAGEVEGQGNKEAITHKGQDFEPDIFGEHETGLQTIVGCGQVLQDLKIAIVNPETLTCCQPHEVGEIWVAGPSVTQGYWNQPEQTEYTFRAYLKDTQAGPFLRTGDLGFLQAGELFVTGRLKDLIIIRGRNHYPQDIEWSVEQSHPSLQPSGGAAFTIDVDGEEKLIIAQEVKRSFLRNLATEEVIRTIRQAVVAEHELQVYAVLLLKPGSIPKTTSGKIQRHACRTNFLAGSWESIASSVLEASPTTDNRASLTYTDVLALEPQERQLQLTCYLQQQVAQVLKLASSQVNQEQPLTTLGIDSLMAIELQHTIETNLGVVLPMTSFLGDSSINQLATVILAQLTDISAVSKSLPAQVSETVTEYPLAYGQQALYFLHQLAPESPAYNIANAVRLRGEIDITALHQAFQSLVERHPILGATFSNIDGKPIQQFQKHLVVCQDNFAWWLAEGQRGRGAGERVPSFPPAPLLPCSLAGSTQQYWVGELLEVCWQEEDAATWDEEFLRDRLIKAAYHPFNLEQDSLIRVRLFSRSPTEHILLLVVHHIIADFWSLTVLVDELGTLYQAHKNHTPVTLPPLVWQYSDYVREQSQMLASPAGDRHWDYWQKQLSGELPILNLPTDRPRPVIQTYQGASLSHKLSTELTQKLQNFSRQRGVTLYMTLLAAFQVLLYRYTGQTDFFIGSPTTGRTRTDATGVVGYFVNPVVLRSPLSENFTFDEFLIQVRSCVLAALDHQDYPFARLVEQLQPKRDPSRSPLFQVMFVLHKAHLLNQEGLAAFALGETGAKITLGELELESLALEQRIAQFDLNLVMAGVDDSLSASWQYNTDLFDAVTIARMAGHFQTLLESIVADSQQQISLLPILTELEQQQLLIEWNTTQVDYTNQTCLHQQFEAQVKQTPDAVAVVFETEQLTYTELNRRANQLAHYLQTLGVEPDVLVGICLERSLFMVISILATLKAGGAYLPLDPSYPQERLAFMVENAQVAVLLTQEKFLTALPVQGAQVVLVDKNHEVWVSEKVDNPVSQVTTDHLAYVIYTSGSTGKPKGVMNLHRGICNRLSWMQETYKLTTVDKVLQKTPFSFDVSVWEFFWPLTTGARLVIARPGGHQDSSYLVEIIAQEQITTLHFVPSMLQVFLEEPNLAACNCLRQVMCSGEALPLKLQARFFERLDADLHNLYGPTEAAIDVTFWACERETRKQTVPIGRPIANTQIYLLDHHLQPVPIGVPGELYIGGVGLARGYLNQPELTNIKFIPNPFNKSKLQSERLYKTGDLARYLNDGNIEYLGRLDHQVKLRGFRIELGEIEALLSQHPALQQVVVLIREIEQKKQHRDFTPVVDVESSSAITGLRRLLKGESANSQADFRNQQLVAYCVTRHQPAPTTSELRQFLLEKLPEYMLPAAFVLLDAIPLTPNGKIDRQSLPIPGKVRPELAKAFLAPRTFIEKALAEVWQEVLDIEPVGIHDNFFELGGDSIRSIQVLSRATAKGLSCSLAQIFQYQTIESLAQAITFVEPTALVTNKTEPFSLISPAERQKLTKDIADAYPLARVQAGVIFHTQSLPDEPMYHDIFLYNLQVHLDIALFQQALQQVLARHAILRTSFDLTNFSEPLQLVHQHVTAPFQVEDLRDLSPQQQQQALATWIKAEKRRNFDWSSPPLIRFFIHRLTEQSFYLTFSCHTSILDGWSKACLLTELLYHYDALLKGTSNALEPAPTIAYRDFVALERATLRSPDAQDFWRQKLAGCVTTRLARWVGLHHSTTTPEIGFLDVPISPELSAKLQKLARLAEVPLKNVLLAAHIRVMGLVSGESDILTGLESNGRVEAGDGEKTLGIHLNTVPLRLQLTGGTWLELVQQVFAAEKELLPFRRYPYADLHQLVGRQALQPLVETVFNYTNFHVYESLQNLQDLEVLGARGFGETHFTLRSEFNLNHASNCIQLDLECDLTQISHAQLETIGSYFQETLTAMSTQPLARYESQCLLGDRQRQILLEEWNQTGSKYPQYCCIHQYFEAVVAENPDAIAIVFADEQLSYQQLNQRANALAHYLQRLGVTADVPVALCVERSLEMIVGILAILKAGGAYVPLDPTYPQENLAFILEDAQVPVLLTQARLIEKLPSHTAKIICLDSDWQTIARESVANPSSTSTLDNLAYIIYTSGSTGKPKGVLVTQQNLAHSTFARISYYSHPVTNSSPTQYCCVDPAREQGSRGAGGNEGTLSPAPLPLCPSASHHVKLSWQTTSFLLIPSFAFDSSVAVIFWALCQGSQLVLLTEGFQRDIWQIAKVITQHQVSHWLSVPSLYKTLLATIDPAQLVSLQTVIVAGESCPTELVERHRQLLPDTSLFNEYGPTEATVWSSVYNCQNQDLNHSVPIGRPIANTQIYLLDTHLQPVPIGVAGEIYIGGLGVAQGYLNRPELTAQKFISHPLKNSTSERLYKTGDLGRYLPDGNIEFLGRIDRQVKMRGYRIELTAIEAILLQHPVVREAIATVIEDSNGKRLIAYIVLQQKPAPTTQEFRSFLRQKLPEYMLPSTFVILEELPLTPSGKVDYRRLPTPTQVKSDEEKIAYIAPRTVVEEILEAIWSQVLGIEQVGIHNNFLELGGDSIQSIQIAAKAYEAGLKFSINQLFEYPTIAELATVVEIISPPQEEVAPIANLLSSDTLNFKPSDFPEAELTQEELNQLFLNNQ, encoded by the coding sequence ATGGGCAGAAACCTTTGGCAACTACCGAAGCAATTCACCTCATTGGTTGAACTTCTCCATTGGAGAGCAATTCTCAAACCTGAGCAGAAGGCTTACTCTTTTCTGCTGGATGGAGAGGTAGAAGCATCGTATTTGACTTATCAAGAACTAGACCGTCAAGCTCAAAGTATTGCCGCCCGACTGCAAAGTTATGGGGTCAAAAAAGGAGAGCGTGGACTACTGCTCTACCCCCCTGGTTTAGAATTTATTGCGGCGTTTTTCGGATGTCTATATGCTGGGGTAATTGCCGTCCCGGCTTATCCACCCAGGGCAAACCAATCTTTGTCCAGACTCCAGGCTATGGTAGCGGACGCACAAGCCACAATTGCTCTAACTACAAAAACGATTCTTGCCAATATCGAGGCACAATTCGCCCAATATCAGAATTTACAAACTTTATATTTACTTGCTACCGATAACATTCCTCCCGACCTCGCCAATTCATGGCAACAACCATCGATAAATAGCAATAACCTAGCTTTTTTGCAGTATACTTCCGGCTCTACAGGTACACCTAAAGGTGTCATGGTCAGTCATGGGAATTTGCTACACAACGAACTCTTAATTAAACAGGCAATGCAGCACACAGAAAACACCCTTTTTGTAGGTTGGTTGCCCCTGTTTCATGACATGGGTTTAGTCGGGAATCTCCTCCAGCCCCTATACTTGGGGATACCTTGTATACTCATGCCCCCCGTGGCATTTTTGCAAAAGCCCTGGCGCTGGCTCCAGGCAATTTCTAAATATCAAGCAACAACGAGCGGTGGCCCGAATTTTGCTTATGATTTGTGTGTCCGCAAAATTACCCCTGAACAACGGGCTACCTTGGATTTAAGTAGTTGGGAAGTTGCCTTTAACGGTGCTGAACCGATTCGGCAACAAACCCTAGAGCAGTTTAGCGCCACCTTTGCGGAATGTGGCTTCCGGCGTGAGAGTTTCTATCCTTGTTACGGTATGGCAGAAACAACGCTGATTGTGACTGGTGGTAGTAAATTAGTTTCACCTGTGTTGTTACCAGTCCAGTCAGAAGCACTATTACAAAATCAAATAGTTCCAGCCAATGAAAAAGCAGGGGAGCAGGGGAGGCAGTGCGGTCTTGGGGGTTTCCCCCAGGAGCAACTGCCGTTGAGCAGAGGAGCAGGGGAAGTTGAGGGACAGGGGAACAAGGAAGCGATTACCCACAAGGGGCAAGACTTTGAACCTGATATTTTTGGTGAACATGAAACTGGCTTACAGACCATAGTTGGTTGCGGTCAAGTCTTACAAGATTTAAAGATAGCCATAGTTAATCCTGAAACATTAACTTGTTGTCAGCCTCATGAAGTAGGCGAAATTTGGGTAGCAGGGCCAAGCGTCACCCAAGGCTACTGGAATCAACCAGAGCAAACAGAATATACATTCCGAGCCTACCTGAAAGATACTCAAGCAGGGCCGTTTCTGCGGACGGGAGACTTGGGCTTTTTGCAGGCAGGAGAGTTGTTTGTCACAGGTCGTCTGAAGGATTTAATCATTATCCGGGGTCGGAATCATTATCCCCAAGACATTGAATGGTCAGTAGAACAAAGTCACCCTTCATTACAACCTAGTGGTGGTGCAGCCTTCACTATTGATGTTGACGGCGAAGAAAAATTAATCATTGCTCAAGAAGTAAAGCGTAGTTTCTTGCGGAACTTGGCAACAGAAGAAGTTATTAGAACTATCCGTCAAGCAGTAGTAGCGGAACATGAACTGCAAGTTTATGCAGTGTTACTTCTCAAGCCCGGTAGTATCCCCAAAACTACTAGCGGTAAAATTCAGCGCCATGCTTGTCGGACTAATTTTTTGGCAGGAAGTTGGGAAAGTATTGCCAGCAGTGTTTTAGAAGCATCTCCGACTACAGACAATAGAGCTAGTCTGACTTATACAGATGTTCTGGCACTAGAGCCGCAAGAGCGTCAGTTACAGTTAACCTGTTATCTCCAGCAGCAAGTAGCTCAGGTACTCAAACTAGCTTCTTCCCAAGTTAATCAAGAGCAACCCTTGACCACCTTGGGAATTGATTCCTTAATGGCGATCGAACTCCAGCACACTATTGAAACTAACTTGGGTGTAGTCTTACCAATGACTAGTTTTCTGGGGGATTCGAGTATTAACCAACTAGCAACCGTTATACTTGCCCAGTTAACAGATATTTCTGCTGTCTCTAAGAGCCTTCCAGCCCAAGTTAGTGAGACTGTCACCGAGTACCCGCTTGCCTACGGTCAACAGGCTTTGTACTTTTTACACCAGTTAGCACCAGAGAGTCCGGCTTACAACATTGCAAATGCTGTGCGTCTTCGTGGTGAGATAGATATTACGGCATTGCATCAAGCTTTTCAGAGTTTAGTGGAGCGCCATCCAATTTTGGGGGCGACTTTCTCAAATATTGACGGAAAACCTATACAACAATTCCAGAAGCACCTAGTAGTCTGCCAAGATAACTTTGCGTGGTGGCTGGCAGAGGGGCAGAGGGGCAGAGGGGCAGGGGAGAGAGTACCTTCATTCCCCCCTGCTCCCCTGCTCCCCTGCTCCCTTGCAGGGTCTACACAGCAATATTGGGTTGGTGAACTACTAGAGGTTTGTTGGCAAGAAGAAGATGCAGCAACATGGGATGAGGAATTTTTGCGCGATCGCCTCATTAAAGCAGCATACCATCCCTTCAATCTAGAGCAAGATTCTTTGATACGGGTGCGCCTATTTTCTCGCTCACCAACAGAACATATTCTGTTACTTGTTGTTCACCACATCATTGCCGACTTTTGGAGTCTCACCGTCTTAGTCGATGAGTTAGGAACACTGTACCAAGCCCACAAAAATCATACACCTGTGACTCTGCCGCCTTTGGTCTGGCAATACAGCGATTATGTGCGAGAACAGTCTCAAATGCTGGCGAGTCCAGCAGGCGATCGCCACTGGGACTACTGGCAAAAACAGTTATCAGGAGAATTACCTATATTAAATTTGCCCACTGACCGCCCGCGTCCCGTCATACAAACTTATCAAGGCGCGTCCTTGAGCCACAAACTGAGTACAGAATTAACTCAAAAGCTCCAAAATTTCAGCCGCCAACGGGGAGTTACGCTTTACATGACCTTGTTAGCGGCCTTTCAGGTGTTACTTTATCGTTATACAGGTCAAACAGACTTTTTCATAGGTTCCCCCACCACAGGCAGAACTCGAACTGATGCCACAGGAGTGGTAGGGTATTTTGTGAATCCGGTAGTATTGCGTTCACCCCTATCAGAAAATTTCACCTTTGATGAGTTTCTCATTCAAGTACGTTCCTGTGTGTTGGCTGCTCTTGATCATCAAGACTACCCCTTTGCCCGACTAGTTGAGCAACTACAACCAAAACGCGACCCCAGCCGTTCGCCCTTATTTCAAGTGATGTTTGTTCTGCACAAAGCTCACCTACTCAATCAAGAAGGTTTGGCGGCCTTTGCTTTAGGGGAAACAGGCGCAAAGATCACATTAGGAGAATTAGAGCTAGAATCCCTCGCCCTCGAACAGCGAATTGCTCAGTTTGACCTGAACCTTGTTATGGCTGGGGTAGATGACAGCCTATCTGCTTCTTGGCAATACAACACAGACTTATTTGATGCTGTCACTATTGCGCGGATGGCTGGTCATTTTCAAACTTTGCTCGAAAGTATTGTTGCTGACTCACAGCAGCAAATCTCACTCTTACCAATTCTGACGGAATTAGAACAGCAACAATTATTAATCGAGTGGAATACAACCCAAGTCGATTACACCAACCAAACTTGCCTTCATCAACAATTTGAGGCTCAAGTCAAACAGACACCAGATGCAGTGGCGGTAGTCTTTGAAACCGAACAACTCACATACACTGAATTGAATCGACGAGCCAATCAATTAGCTCATTATCTGCAAACTCTGGGAGTAGAACCAGATGTGTTGGTTGGGATATGCCTGGAGCGATCGCTTTTCATGGTAATCAGTATCTTGGCGACACTCAAAGCCGGGGGCGCTTACCTTCCCCTAGATCCCTCCTATCCCCAAGAACGTCTGGCTTTCATGGTGGAAAATGCCCAAGTTGCCGTATTGCTGACCCAAGAGAAATTCCTGACAGCTTTACCTGTTCAGGGGGCGCAAGTGGTCTTAGTGGACAAAAATCATGAAGTTTGGGTTAGTGAAAAAGTAGACAACCCAGTTAGCCAAGTAACCACTGATCATTTAGCTTATGTGATTTACACCTCCGGTTCCACTGGCAAACCCAAGGGAGTGATGAACCTTCATAGAGGCATTTGCAATCGTTTATCTTGGATGCAGGAAACTTATAAACTGACAACCGTAGATAAAGTGTTGCAAAAAACACCTTTTAGCTTTGATGTTTCCGTTTGGGAATTCTTTTGGCCTTTAACTACAGGGGCGCGTTTAGTAATCGCCCGCCCAGGAGGACATCAAGATAGCAGCTACTTGGTTGAGATTATTGCCCAGGAACAGATTACCACGCTACATTTTGTGCCTTCGATGTTGCAAGTTTTTCTGGAGGAACCTAATTTAGCAGCTTGTAACTGCTTGAGGCAGGTGATGTGTAGTGGAGAGGCGCTGCCGTTGAAACTGCAAGCAAGATTTTTTGAGCGTTTGGATGCAGACTTACATAATTTATACGGGCCAACGGAAGCTGCGATCGATGTAACATTTTGGGCTTGTGAACGTGAGACTCGTAAACAGACTGTTCCCATTGGTCGCCCCATTGCCAATACGCAAATTTATCTCCTAGATCATCACTTGCAACCAGTACCGATTGGTGTACCAGGAGAATTATATATTGGTGGTGTGGGTTTAGCGCGGGGTTATCTAAATCAACCAGAATTAACAAATATCAAATTTATTCCCAACCCGTTTAACAAGTCAAAATTACAATCAGAACGCCTTTATAAAACTGGGGATTTAGCACGCTACCTCAACGATGGCAACATTGAATACTTAGGACGACTTGACCATCAAGTGAAATTGCGGGGGTTCAGAATTGAACTAGGAGAAATTGAAGCGTTACTCAGTCAACATCCTGCCTTGCAACAAGTTGTGGTTTTGATCAGAGAAATTGAGCAGAAAAAACAGCACCGAGATTTCACCCCAGTGGTTGACGTAGAAAGTTCCTCAGCAATTACTGGTTTGCGTCGCTTACTCAAAGGAGAATCAGCTAATTCTCAGGCAGATTTTAGAAATCAGCAATTAGTTGCTTATTGCGTCACCCGGCATCAACCAGCACCCACCACTAGCGAATTACGTCAATTTTTGTTAGAAAAGCTCCCCGAATACATGCTTCCGGCGGCTTTTGTCTTACTGGATGCCATCCCTTTAACGCCAAATGGCAAGATAGACCGTCAATCTTTACCAATTCCTGGGAAAGTCAGACCTGAATTAGCAAAAGCATTTCTAGCACCCCGCACTTTTATAGAAAAAGCATTAGCAGAAGTTTGGCAAGAGGTGTTGGACATTGAACCGGTGGGGATTCACGACAACTTTTTTGAGTTGGGAGGAGATTCAATTCGCAGCATCCAAGTGCTATCTAGAGCTACTGCAAAAGGTTTAAGTTGCTCCTTAGCGCAGATTTTTCAGTATCAGACAATCGAATCCCTGGCTCAAGCCATTACATTTGTAGAACCAACAGCTTTAGTTACTAACAAAACAGAGCCATTTAGCCTAATTTCCCCCGCAGAACGGCAAAAACTCACCAAAGATATAGCTGATGCTTATCCCTTGGCTAGAGTTCAGGCTGGGGTGATTTTTCACACTCAGTCTCTGCCTGATGAGCCGATGTACCATGATATTTTTCTGTACAATTTGCAAGTTCATCTAGACATTGCGTTGTTTCAACAAGCTCTACAACAGGTTTTAGCTCGTCATGCTATCCTGCGGACATCCTTCGATCTGACTAACTTTAGTGAACCCTTACAGTTAGTACATCAACACGTTACTGCGCCTTTTCAGGTTGAAGACTTGCGTGATTTATCACCACAGCAGCAACAACAAGCACTCGCCACTTGGATAAAAGCTGAAAAACGACGAAATTTTGATTGGTCTTCCCCACCATTGATTCGCTTTTTTATTCATCGCCTCACAGAACAGTCTTTTTATCTCACCTTTAGCTGTCACACTTCTATTCTTGACGGTTGGAGCAAAGCTTGTTTGCTGACGGAATTGCTATATCATTATGATGCTCTGCTCAAGGGTACAAGCAATGCTCTTGAACCAGCCCCAACCATAGCTTATCGAGATTTTGTAGCTTTAGAGCGTGCAACATTGCGATCGCCCGATGCTCAAGATTTCTGGCGGCAAAAATTAGCAGGTTGTGTCACTACCAGATTAGCCCGTTGGGTAGGACTTCATCACAGCACAACTACCCCGGAAATTGGCTTTTTAGATGTTCCTATCTCTCCTGAACTTTCTGCGAAATTGCAAAAACTCGCCCGGTTAGCAGAAGTTCCCCTGAAAAACGTCTTGTTGGCTGCACATATCAGAGTCATGGGTTTGGTAAGTGGCGAGAGTGATATCCTCACAGGGTTAGAGTCTAATGGGCGCGTGGAAGCAGGTGACGGCGAAAAAACTTTGGGAATCCATTTAAATACCGTTCCCTTGCGTTTGCAACTGACTGGGGGAACTTGGTTAGAGTTGGTACAGCAGGTTTTTGCCGCCGAAAAAGAGTTATTGCCCTTTAGACGTTATCCTTACGCAGATTTACATCAACTTGTTGGTCGTCAGGCTCTCCAACCCCTAGTAGAGACTGTGTTTAATTACACTAACTTTCATGTGTATGAGAGTCTGCAAAATCTCCAAGATTTAGAAGTGTTAGGGGCGAGGGGTTTTGGTGAAACTCACTTTACCTTGCGGTCGGAATTTAATCTTAATCATGCTTCAAATTGCATCCAACTCGATTTAGAGTGTGATTTGACACAGATAAGTCATGCTCAGTTAGAGACGATTGGCAGTTATTTTCAAGAAACTCTGACGGCAATGTCTACACAGCCCTTGGCACGTTATGAGTCGCAATGTCTTTTGGGCGATCGCCAACGCCAAATTTTACTGGAAGAATGGAATCAGACTGGCAGTAAATACCCTCAATATTGTTGTATTCATCAATACTTTGAGGCTGTGGTGGCAGAAAATCCTGATGCGATCGCGATCGTGTTTGCAGATGAACAACTCAGCTACCAACAGCTAAATCAGCGAGCTAATGCTTTAGCTCATTACTTGCAGCGTCTAGGAGTAACTGCCGATGTGCCGGTGGCTTTGTGTGTCGAGCGTTCTTTAGAGATGATCGTGGGAATTTTGGCAATTCTCAAAGCTGGAGGAGCCTACGTACCTTTAGACCCCACCTATCCCCAAGAAAACCTTGCTTTTATCTTGGAAGATGCTCAAGTGCCAGTTTTATTAACTCAAGCACGGCTAATTGAAAAGTTACCTAGCCACACAGCCAAGATTATCTGCTTAGACTCAGATTGGCAGACAATAGCGCGGGAAAGCGTCGCCAATCCCAGCAGTACAAGCACCTTAGACAACCTCGCCTACATTATTTACACATCAGGTTCCACAGGCAAGCCAAAGGGGGTACTCGTTACCCAGCAAAACTTAGCCCATTCCACCTTTGCCCGGATTAGTTATTACTCACACCCCGTTACTAATAGTTCACCAACCCAATATTGCTGTGTAGACCCTGCAAGGGAGCAGGGGAGCAGGGGAGCAGGGGGGAATGAAGGTACTCTCTCCCCTGCCCCTCTGCCCCTCTGCCCCTCTGCCAGCCACCACGTAAAGTTATCTTGGCAGACTACTAGTTTCTTATTGATTCCCTCTTTTGCCTTTGATAGTTCAGTCGCCGTGATTTTTTGGGCTTTATGTCAAGGAAGTCAACTGGTGTTATTAACTGAGGGTTTTCAACGAGATATTTGGCAAATAGCCAAGGTAATTACTCAACATCAAGTTTCACATTGGTTGAGTGTTCCTTCACTTTATAAAACTCTACTGGCTACTATAGACCCAGCACAACTTGTTTCATTGCAAACAGTTATTGTTGCTGGGGAATCTTGTCCTACAGAATTAGTAGAACGCCATCGTCAACTACTGCCTGATACATCCTTATTTAATGAGTATGGCCCAACAGAAGCCACCGTTTGGAGCAGTGTATACAATTGTCAAAATCAGGATTTAAATCATTCTGTGCCAATTGGTCGTCCAATTGCCAATACTCAAATTTATTTACTAGATACTCATCTGCAACCAGTACCAATTGGTGTGGCTGGAGAAATATATATTGGTGGTTTGGGTGTGGCGCAAGGCTATCTGAATCGACCAGAACTAACCGCCCAAAAATTTATTTCTCATCCATTGAAAAATTCAACATCAGAACGTCTTTATAAAACTGGGGATTTAGGGCGTTATTTGCCAGATGGCAATATTGAGTTTTTGGGACGTATCGACCGTCAGGTAAAGATGCGCGGTTATCGGATTGAACTAACAGCGATTGAGGCAATTTTACTCCAACATCCTGTGGTGCGGGAAGCGATCGCCACAGTTATCGAAGACTCAAATGGCAAACGCTTAATTGCCTACATCGTACTACAACAAAAACCAGCACCTACAACTCAGGAATTTCGTAGTTTCTTGCGGCAGAAGTTACCAGAATATATGCTTCCTAGTACTTTTGTCATCTTAGAAGAATTGCCCTTAACTCCAAGTGGCAAAGTTGACTATCGCCGTTTGCCAACACCCACACAGGTAAAATCCGATGAGGAAAAAATTGCTTATATTGCACCCCGCACGGTAGTAGAAGAGATACTAGAAGCAATCTGGAGTCAGGTTTTAGGAATTGAGCAGGTAGGTATCCACAACAACTTTTTAGAGTTGGGAGGAGATTCAATTCAAAGTATTCAAATTGCAGCTAAAGCTTACGAAGCAGGATTGAAATTCAGTATTAATCAGCTATTTGAATATCCCACAATTGCAGAATTAGCCACAGTTGTGGAGATAATTTCCCCTCCCCAGGAAGAAGTAGCGCCCATTGCTAATTTATTGTCCAGCGATACATTAAACTTCAAACCTTCCGACTTTCCAGAAGCTGAATTAACTCAAGAAGAACTAAATCAGCTTTTTTTAAACAATCAGTAG